One part of the Xanthocytophaga agilis genome encodes these proteins:
- the ccoS gene encoding cbb3-type cytochrome oxidase assembly protein CcoS, producing MSIIYILLTVSLIMASVFLGIFLWNLRNGQFDDDYTPSVRMLFDDEDISTKQDRQTKTSG from the coding sequence ATGAGTATCATATATATACTTCTGACAGTCAGCCTGATTATGGCGAGTGTGTTTCTGGGAATTTTTCTCTGGAATCTCCGCAACGGACAGTTTGACGACGACTATACACCTTCTGTCCGGATGTTGTTTGACGATGAAGATATATCCACTAAACAAGATCGACAAACAAAAACATCAGGCTAA